The following is a genomic window from Pseudomonas sp. FP2335.
TTGCAGGGCACGCAATTTGTCCTCGTCAGACAGGGGACGCATCTGGAAGATCAGCGCCAGGGTCAGGCGAGATTTGAGATCCGCCAGCTTGACCGGCAGCTCCCGCGGCGAGGTGGATGCAGCGATCAGCAAGCGCCGGCCGCTGTCACGCAAACGGTTGAACAGATGAAACAACGCCTCTTCCCACTCCGCCTTGCCGGCGATGGCCTGTAGATCGTCCAGGCAGACCAGCTCATATTGCTCAAGGTGGTCGAAGATACCGATACCGCGATCCATCAACTCGGCCAACGGCAAATAAACCGCCGGCTCGCCCATCTGTTCAAAACGCAAACACGCGGCCTGCAACAGGTGAGTACGCCCTACGCCGTGCTTGCCCCACAGATAGATCAGGCTTTCGGTCCACCCGGCGTCGGCTTCGCAGAGCCGCTCGACATAGCCGAGTGCAGCGGCATTGGCGCCTGGGTAGTAGTTGATAAAGGTGGCGTCGTCACGCAGACGCACACCCAAGGGCAGCTGAATCGGTTTCATGCTGACTGAACGGCTCCAAACGAACCGCTAGTGGCCTCTGTGTAAAGTTTGCAAAGTTTATACCCGTGAC
Proteins encoded in this region:
- the hda gene encoding DnaA regulatory inactivator Hda encodes the protein MKPIQLPLGVRLRDDATFINYYPGANAAALGYVERLCEADAGWTESLIYLWGKHGVGRTHLLQAACLRFEQMGEPAVYLPLAELMDRGIGIFDHLEQYELVCLDDLQAIAGKAEWEEALFHLFNRLRDSGRRLLIAASTSPRELPVKLADLKSRLTLALIFQMRPLSDEDKLRALQLRASRRGLHLTDEVGHFILTRGTRSMSALFDLLEQLDQASLQAQRKLTIPFLKETLGW